TAGTGTTACTGCAGTTTACCAGAAGCCAGTGATCCATATCTAAAAGAATTTTGTCGGTCCCATTTTGGATAAATAGTGTGTGCAATTATTAGAAAAGGGTTGGTTTTGCAAGTTAACAAACCAACACAGAGAAACTTTAAGATAAGCCATTGGACATTATTTTGATTGTACTTTGACATTGCCAAACCTATCATGTTGACCAATTGTGGATGAAGTGCCCGAAAGGTTTTTGCAACGTTTTACTTAGTTGATCCATGTTACCTGTCAGTTCCTAATTAATGCAGATTTACACTTCAATGTTTTGACACTTGTCTTTCCAAAAACAACATGAATAATCCCAATAGTACAGAACCTTTCAGCCTAACATACTTGTTAGGCAATGCAAAACCATTTGTTCAATTTATACTGTTAAATTATGATACTACCTAGCACCTTGCAACACTTGGCAATATGTTTTGAAACCCTACATTTGTCTCAACTTCAGTGTGGCAGCACTGTACAATAATCACTCATATTTTGGGGGCAGTTTGTGGTCAAGttttgtcaaattgtgaaaatgtttAATCAAAGAGAAAAACAGGTATCATACTTCATATATTTGGGATTCATCATTAGTGCAAGAACATTACTTCTGATCACAAATATTGACTCACCTTACAGTGTCTAACACTGAACATCCAAACATGATCATGCTAATTGCATGATGTTTTTAGTATGTTTACAGTATTTCATTATCAAAGCCAAATCACAAGTTAATAAGAGTTGTTGCACTTTCCTTTGTGATTACATGGTAATACTTTATGTTGTTATCTTGTTGCCGCTTTCTTATTGTCTTAATATAAGTCATGTCATGATTTCCTAATGCAGTGTTAACATAAGAATTTTGGATAAAATTGATATGCTGACTTTAAGTAGGTAGTTCACTGAACATTGGATGACTACTGACTAGACATGTTCATGTGTTTTTGATGGATAATATTCACAGTCACCATTGTTATGAAAATGCAATCATTCTAAATACTGTTAAGTAATTTTCAATATTGAATTCATAAATCCTCAACATGTGTACTTAAGTACACTTTATACTCCTTCATGACAAAGTGCATGTACTTATCATTGTTATCAAATGccatacatactgtattgtCTTCATTAATCTTCTCTGGTCTGAAGGCTGACTGCTCTACGATCAGGTTTGTAGAACACTTATATCCAGTGTCATGAATAAATAACATACTAACAAACAGGAAATTCAAGAAAGACATTGTCAAGGCAAGGGCATGGAGGCACCTTTACACTCAGACTTACCATTACTACCACATACCTTTTGTCTATCTATTGCAGTCAATGTTGGTGAAGATTGTCCTGTGTTTGATGGTCTCTATGAATTCTGTCAGTTATCTGGCGGTGGTTCAGTTGCAGGAGCTGTCAAGCTTAACAAGCAACAGACAGACATAGCTGTAAACTGGGCTGGTGGTCTCCATCATGCCAAGAAGTCAGAAGCCTCTGGGTTTTGCTATGTTAATGATATTGTGCTGGCTATACTAGAACTTTTGAAGTAAGTATTCTTTCAAATGTTGTTCTTATTCATAGCTTGTGAAAAAGTTATTTGACCACAGAAGCATGTATCGAACATTAATcttaaatgtaaagtaataaCTGTTCATAAggtaataataaatatgaagtTCTGGCTGTATACAAGTTTTTTTGttaataaatgtattatttttatgTCCAGTTAAATTTGGAAGAGCTGTTAAATGTAAGAGCAGtggaaatattataaaataattaatatgcTAATAGTAAGTTTTATAGATAATAGTGCAGCCCTTTAGTGAGACTGAGCATCTAGTGGCAGCAATTTTCACTTTACTTCAAACTATAAATGTTACAAATCCTACAACATGTGTTGGGTATTTATGGTTTCAGTGCTTTAGCAAAAAGAAATGTTGTCCAGAAGTGCAAATCAATCacttatatatagcctactacaTAAAGGTAAAAATTTGGATTAATGAAACAGTATATGAGATTTATTGCCATATTGTACATGTAACAATTGTTATTACTTCTCTATGCAATACTGCACTGATTAGCTAATTGCATTTTGGTTATTTTCATCTACAGGTATCACCAACGAGTATTGTATATTGACATAGACATTCACCATGGTGATGGTGTTGAGGAAGCTTTCTATACAACTGATCGTGTCATGACCGTATCATTCCATAAGTATGGGGAATATTTTCCAGGAACAGGTGACTTGCGGGTAAGTTAATCAGATAGTAGATTGTCTTTTGGGGGTTGAAGAGAGTGCACTAAGGCAACTGCTGTTGTTATAGGTGCATTTTATGCAGTTAGTTAACAGCCTAACAACCTCGAACCTGTCATAGCAGGTCGCATGTACAGGCATGGTGGTCTTTGGCTTGGTTGAGGCTTCGCCGGTTGCCGTTAGCTTGGAAACCCCGGTTGCCTTCTGTGGTTGAGTGTCCGGTTCCTCAACCCCAGGTGTCTTCTGAAAATTTCAGCAGCCCATATCGTTAATTCCTGAGGCAGGGCTCCTCCCGTCATGGGAGCCTCCTCTCGTTCGTAGCTACGACCGAAGCTCTCCTCCATCGGATCGTAATCTAGAGGGTCCATGGGATCCCTAGGATCCCCATCCTCCAAACCGGATAAGTTCACAGACGCTCTGCAGTCCAGGACGTCCTCCCCTGGTTCCGAGTCCGGTTGTGGAGCCGCGGTAGGACAGGAGGTAATGGAGCCTGGTAGGTTCGTGTCTGCCACCGTGGTTGCTCTCTGCTGGTCCAACAGGGGCGTAGCAGGCTAGTAAGTTTAGCCAGCCATGCTGGTTCCTCCTCCTGTTGTCGTCTCAGGGACCGAAGCCTTCTTTTCGCTCTTCTATAGCCGTCGTCAGACAACTCCGAGGATTCGTCGGAGGCCGGGGAGTACCATCTCCTTTCCCGCCGTATCAGGTATCTTGAGCGAGACCTCGATCTATCCCGTCTAGATCTGCGGGAGGTTTCTCTCCCTCTGCTTTCCCGGGTCGGGATTTCGGTAGGGACCCCCTCTCTGGCTGCCCGCTATGGGACCGGCTCCATCTTAGCGAGCCTTCGGCCGTGGATCTCTCTTGCTGCGAACCGGACTGAGACCCTTTCTCCAGTCCGGTCAAGCCGAGCCTCTACTTACGAGGTCTCttcttggcaggagccttgctcctgcccttctcTTTGGCCATAATCATACCGGACGTCGCCAGGACCGTGAGGGATACTCTTTTGCCCTCTCTCCTcactctctctccacctctccttcggccctctcctggccactttcCACCACCTCTCTCACCACTTCTCCCTCTTCTCTCTCTCCCGTCTCTCCTATATCCTCTTCTCCTGGTACACCGATAGCATTTGGAATTAAATCCAACTTGCTTGGAGCTTGTTTCTTAGGCTCATTAACCAGTTGTCTATCTCCTGCCACTGGGCTGGTTAAGTTAAGAATGCTGTAAATGAGCCTCGTAATGTGCTTGCAATGATTAGGAACATTAAAGCTTTGACTGTAGACACAGATCACGGTTTACCATATTGAACTGATTAGTGAGTGGATAAATTATAGTTACAACCATTgccatttttatattttaatattttaatatgctGACCTATTGATATGAAATTTTGGATTTTTGGATTTTGTGTACAATCAAATTGTTTCTCTATCGATCATTCAACAAACAGCATGGCAGAAAGTATAAAATTAAGTTTGGCCTATATaccatattttgtcaaaatcaGACAAAATGCCACTTTCATTACAAATTATCTCTTATCGTGAGTGGCATTTAGCTCTTATACTAGCATCACTGTTAATCCCTATAGTCTGGTAGTAACATTGAGAGTTTGGTCCTtataattttcttcatttcctgGTGAGATGTGGCTAAAATATATCTCCAGAACAGTACCTCAAATCATCTTGTAGATTTCATTCTCAAAATCTATGGCCAAAACAAGGCCAAGACATCCTGTAGCAAGACTGTAGCATGTTTGATCGAGAATTTATGAGGACTCAAAAAGTTACTACTTTGTCATAGGGTCATGCAAGGTGGGCCAAAAGTGGGCGTGGCACCTCAACTTTGAGTAACTGTAACTCAGAATGTAAAAGGTAGATGAGGCTCAAAACAGGGGGGGTAAGCCCCCTGGTCCTGGAGGGGTGTCTGGTATATCCGCAAGGAGCACTCGGCCTGTTCCCCGTGGTGCAGGGGGCAGACATTCCTAACTCACCAATATGTACAAAGATAAGAAAATGAGCCAATAGGTGACATGCCAAGATATTCTGGAAATTTGATTTTGTATCAAAGTTAGGAGGAGATATTAAAATTGTTGACCATTGCAAGAGTATATCAGGGGTGGGAGTGAAAAGCTGTCCATTTGTGTCGGCTAGATCTGTAATCATTTTAAAGCATGTCTTAAACGGCTGGTCCAATTTCTTGTAACTTGGTAGGAAGGTGTCCCATGATAAGAACTTGTGTTTCCAAGATTCATAGTGAAAGATCAGAGGTCAGAGATCAAATTGTTATAACTTTTTCCCTTCCTTTGCCTACCCCACTCCCCATAATACCACAATAACAAGGGGAAACACTGAATTGACTTGCAACCTTCACAGCATATGATGGGTATGTCAAGTACTTCTAAAATATATGAAGTGTGAAGTTTAAACATGCTTTATGTAGCCTATAATCAACTTGTTCATGCAGGTTGTTTGGAGATTGATAACTCCTTGGACTGTCCTCTCATTATTTCTATTTACCTATTTTACAGGATATTGGAGCAGGTAAAGGCAAGTACTACGCTGTCAACTTCCCTCTCAGAGATGGTATCGATGATGAGTCTTATGAGAAGATATTTAAACCGGTAAGTCTGTCCAAaagtaatgggggggggggggggtcatgggCTAGAAGTGAACATTTAGCTATACCCTATGTAATTATAGTTATGACTTGACATGGACATTGACAGATGTTGTTATAACGTGGttattatctcaatacattacatgtatagagatattgtaacagtaagtgggactctctcttctcttaaaactttttcagcgtcttcatacaaagttctttttctctggaatttccagagcaagcatatatcatataggccaacaaaagttactattttttattccagaattgtatctcatttctatgactttttcaccgatttatgtccaaatccctctgaaaaacagttgaaatgaggcctttttgcacacgctccaaaacttgtttgtttcattgtttttgatgattaagccccgcctccaagtcttgtgtatcagattggctatgactcaagccctgcctccaagtctggtttgtagcagattggctatgcctcatggcagctacatgttagatatacgaaaatggtaAACCCTCACGACCAATGCACACTAATTccatatacacattgttgtgcatttaatttatattaggacttcgtctgtttatagctccatggttgtagtaatatcaatttaaggattgttcttttgttcaggtagtttttcagagcaagagtcatgataagtttgtttgattgcccatcaggtattttgtataattacgtgtACACTTTGTTGTGCTGCTGAAGGCTAcaagtttaggctaggcctaatgcattctatattaggccttcatttagtaatagccacattagcatttactggtggtgttcaggcagttttgggccatggtacagtaagtttgtttgattgccttacactgtgttttaatttttaagttaagtttccaacttatatattaactgtgactccataaatttaacataatgttaatgggataacacaacaactattcatttggaatagagtgtatattgtgcatttctagaatgaagcatcattatgaattaatagcttgtttggtatatctctttaaccccccccccccaaaaaaaaaagaattaaaaacaaaaattataatctatcacattttattttcactggagtatgtataaaagaggaACCGGCCATAGCattacaacttttataagattataaaaattggataaggttatgtcttatttataaggatataataaggttataagaagtatgtttagctttcttttgaacctgtgatgtttgacatcaaatatacaaagaattaaaagaaaatactaaaatggagaggaactggggtggctattaggggaggaggaggccacccatcactttcaatttaaaacttatattctacatatgtacattattttttccaagtcataaatccatgaaatcttcatgtcaaaattattgagatggaaaaacatgggttgttttgataattggaagtgtacacagttttgatggtagtcaccactacagtctacagtaacctacagtaggtcgataggcctagctttctcaaggcgggcatcaagaatatggtcgagttgttcgcctcttcttatttgactgttgtcattgacatcaaactatatgaccaaaaatattatatatattgatattgataattgtagagacagagcaaagataagaaactaggaatcgaaattagaacttccagtattgagatactgcgtcattgctGCTCTTGTTAAAATAAACAGTGATGTCCATCATCAAGAAGTTGTCATCATAGGTAGTAGTTGGTACAATTTGTATTAATTGATTTGTGTTTTACAGAGAAATTAAAAACTACTGTAGAATATCGTTCAGTCTGGTAAATCCTTGTTGAGTGACAGTTTCTACTATTCTTCTCTGCTTCATACTGATGGACATTGAGCTTTATAATATCACAACATTTAGGCATTAATGTTCTTATCCATATAGAATGTCCACAACAAGTGCTTTGACAGGCAGGTCAGAAGACAAAGCTTAAAGCATAAATGCAAAACAATATATACCGTGCCTATTTGTTTAGACCAGAGGCCTTCTTAACAGCTAGCCAGCCACTGACCAATAAAGCCAATAGAGTGCTAACTGGAATGCCTACCTTTGGTATTTATGCAAAAAAATATTCATAGAGCAATTAGCTGTGAAGTAAACTTTGATGTTGAATACTAATTATGTGTTTTATAAACAGGTTGGCAAGTGACAGATGAACTAAGGGGTCTAACAAACTGCAGGCATATAAATGTACAGCTTTAATTGTCCATGGTGACAAAGATGTAACACAATGTGGCACATTTGCTCCATATCATATGTTCTTTTGTTTGTAATCAGGCATTCATTTAGGTGTGAAAAAAAGTgaaggcaggggggggggggggaggtgcggTCATGATTGTTGAGAGTTGTAGGTAATATTAACAGTGATGATAATATGCTTTGATTTCCCAGATAATGTCCAAGGTCATGGAGATGTATCAACCTAGTGCCATTGTTCTTCAGTGTGGTGCAGACTCCCTCTCTGGTGACAGGCTGGGTTGCTTTAACCTCACTCTCAAAGGTATGTACGGTCAAGAACATAATCACAATAGAAACAGCACACAGGCTACACCACTCTTCCAAGTCTGCATCAGAATTCACAATTACATATCTAGCTAGTATCATTTACTCTGCCCACAGTTTCTTTACATGGAAGTAACTCCACAACTGTAAGCcagattgtagccaaactttgtatacagttgttggttaatagatGGTACACGTAGGCCTAAATATTTTGGGATCAACTgggccccccaaaaaatagagCCCATTTTTGTAACGGGTGGGCCCATTTTTGTGCCATGTTGGCCCATATTTTacttccacctcaaatgcattttgggacacatttttgggcccaaatttgtggggcccaatatgtttgggaccatttgggccAACATTTTTTGTAGTTCAGTTTTTGAGGGCAAATATATTTTGAGCAACTTTGTTTTGGCCAAATATTGTTGGGACCATTTAGGCACAAAATTTGATCTGGCCATATTTCTTTGGGAGGGACCAAACTTTTAAACTtccaataactccacaaccttgaGTCAGATTACAGTAAAACTTGGATTATCCAAACCTCCGATTTTCGGAACCAGTCATCCATTCATTAACTACTCATATTATGTACAACGTAAATTTGATAACTAACATAACGATCAGCTTTTGAATTCTTTTGACAAAGTATGTctattttcattcattcttcCATTGCTTTTTGAATTGACTATCACCTGCTTACTATATAACTTTCTGATATTAAGACAGTTACCGCTTTACAAAAGAGTGCATGATTATTTTCCGATCACACATTCACAACAGTAAATGTTAATTATGCTAGCGCTTGTGTGCCCAGTTAGGGCTTTTTATTGCGTGACAGCTGATATGAGTGGATTACAGTCATTGCAGCCTTGTTAACCAAACACAATTTTGAATtaacatatttctttcttttcaacagtcctacattgtttagttttatgTACCCcacttgattttgttttaaagataCATCACATTTGAAACAATTCACCTGTTATCCATTTTAGTATGGGTAATCTTAAAGTACTTGATAATTCATCTTGGAAAGTTGCTTGAAGGAGCTTGTATTCCATCAGAATTTGTTGGTCATGTGAATTTATGCATTTACAGTATTTTATACAACAACAAGGTGGAGGGAGCTCTAAATGACCAGAAATCATTGTACATTCCTTGTTTACTTGAATCTAAATCATAATGCATTGGTTTGAACTTACAGGACATGCCAAGTCTGTTGAATTCATGAAACAGTACAACCTACCACTACTGCTACTGGGAGGAGGTGGTTACACTATCCGCAATGTCGCCAGGTGTTGGACGTTTGAGACCGCCGTAGCACTTGGAGTTGACATTGCCAATGGTAAGTACAGCAACTATTTCAAAGACTTGGTTGAAAGGAGAAGTAATATaagtttttatttctgtgtGAGCTAGTAAGATATCTTAATCATAGCGTAATGTCTCATGAATTATGTTGTATCAAAGATTATTGATGGCCATTAAATCAACTTGTGATTACAAATACTTTTTGTTGACAAAAGGGTGATTGAAGGACTAAAAAGTCATTGAACCAcacgatatgtagagaatgatgagacaaattttaaaataggACAGATTAAGGGTcaagtcaaaggtcaactgaggtcaaaagtcaaattGGCCTAAATTGTGTAAAAAAGTGTGTCGCAAACTCCTTATTGATGGTAAGTctgatcaagttcaaacttggtgggtagatgcctgaccatgtaaactCATGCCTGCATGATTGATGACatcaaaggtcaaatacccCCAGAGCTTTGTTTTTAGCCAATGTTACCTGCTTGTCCGTATGTTGGAATAAGTTCTTAAATAAACCACAAGATATGAGGAGAATAAtgggacaaattttaaaatagtacttatgtGGTTGTTAACCGTTGGACCGTAACTCTGATCAATTTCAAACTTGGTAGGTTGGTGCCTGATATTGTAAACTTgtgcctgcgtgattgatgacgtcaaaggtcagaggtcaaaacaCCCAAAAAGTGGTTTTAGCCATTATCTACTTGGCAACATGTAGGAAACAGGCATTAAACCACCGATGTGTAGAGAATGTCAAGACAAATACTAGAATAttcctttttggtttcgatgataattgtaaccctggcattcttgtgtgtgtgtgcgtttgtgacgcccagcttgtgaACACTAtctctcaagaagggaaggtcggaccaattgTCTaattggtgtgtagaagtaccacattgagtacaagaagcctaagaTTTTTGGTGGacgtcatttggggtcaccaggggtcaaattgtgaatagcatgtatacacaatattttaataaggacagatgtcatatttagtatgttgctgtatctatcatatttagtacaagaagTGTAGAGGTCcttggtcatttcaggacagcatGTGTCAGTTTGAATATactgtttgtcacatcacactgcttttcattGTATTACTTctatcaagtatgttgtacaccctcactatacattaagtcagtgaagaaaactgctcatgttacatcatcgaaccacaatgcattttgaaTTCTGGTTGGATGTTTAGGTCAAATTGACCCAAATTTGATGCCTTGCATGAAACAACAGTGATGGTTTATAGGTCATATTGTTTTCATCTAAACTTTATAACTGAACTGTACATTAAATACCTGGATTGCAGCCTAATTAACAATGATGGCAATCAGATGCATTCAGAAGTAACCCAACAATCAGATCCGTCATGGAGTAGATCTGCATctccatggattgccctcttgttgtATTTGGTTCTGTTGATAAACCATGATTACCAAGCATTGAGTGATAAGCTCCTTCAGTCACCTGCCAATGGCTGTAGCTCACTGCTGCATGAAATGCTTACCTTCATTTCAAGTTTGTTCATGCTTTCTTCCACAGAGCTACCTTACAATGACTACTTTGAGTATTTTGGACCAGATTTTAAGCTGCATATAAGCCCGTCTAACATGACAAATCAGAATACATCGGAGTATATGGATAAAATCAAGTAAGTATTTTCTATTCCAGCTTACATATCTTTTAAGTACATTTTCATTGTTCCTTACCACTTGTGGCAAAACTGGCAGAGTCATTTTAAGTAAGGAATATATTTAGAGTTTTCTTTTATGTCAGTGCAGACACATGAAGGGTAATGTTAGAAATCCAGCAATGAAAATTTGGAACTAAACAAGAGTATTTTGACCCAAGAAAGATGTGATTTTAATTAGATTCCATGATGGTGGGCCTAATCTTTAAGGTTGTGTAGTGTACCCTGACGGACAATGACTATAAAAACAGGTGTTTCAAGATTCAAACATTGCCCAATACATTCAAGTACGTGAAAGATAAACAGACTTAAGAATTTAATTTCATTCTGAGTATAAATTACTTATACGTAGTAACTTCTGTCTTATGTATGCCCCTAGACTATAGGCAGCATTGGGTTTTAGGTTGAATGCACCAGGTTGAATACCACCTGGAAGATTGTGTCTCATCAAAGCAATTCAGTGCCACAAACAGCATGAAAACAACATGTTTGAAATAAGATTGTGAATCTTTATTCACTTGTTTCAAGGACACGGCTGTATGAGAATCTTCGGATGATACCCCACGCACCGGGAGTTCAAATGCAACCAATTCCAGAAGATGCAATTCCTGAGGCcaaagaagaggaagaaaatCCAAACAAAAGGATATCTATCTTCTCAAGAGACAAACGTATTGCATGTGATGAAGAACTCTCTGATAGTGAAGATGAAGGAGAGGGTGGCAGACGTGATGCACACAGTCATAAAAGTAAACGACAGAAGTCAGATGAAACCTCAAAGGAAACCTCAGAAACAGGTAAAGACAGGCCTGTCTTATTCTAAGATTTAAATGATTTGGTATTCTTCATAGTATATTGTAGTACCCAGGCCCAAACTAGGAGGGGtattaggggggggggctcgTGGGTACATGGAGAATAGCTGAAGGTGAACTCCGATCAGGACAACCTTAACGACTTACTGAAGCATACACACAAATGATAAGAGACAATGTGTGTTTTGGAGGCAGCACTTACAACCTCAGATTGAATGTTTGTATTAAAGGGAACAAAAGATGCATTTTAACTTGTAACAAAACAAACTGTACAACAGAAGGCTTCCAAAACCCTGGAAAACTTGCCTAAATCCCTCCCTGAAATCCCCAAATCTATAGCCCTCTACCCAACCAACAGAAGCAACTAGGACACAACTGGCCAGTATACCTCAACTATACCACTGGTACAGACATGGCCCAGAACCCCTGTAATAACTTTTATCTTAGTAAAGAAAACCCCGTCGAATCTCCCACCGTGTTCAGAGCCTTGAAGGGCTGCTGTCAGGCTTGCTTGAACTAATACAAATCACTGTACAATAGACTAATATAAAATGTAACCTTCAAAGTCAACCGGTCGACCAAACGAaaacacaaaaaatatatatcaagaaaAAGTTAGTGCACATAACTCAACAGAGAACCTACTCCCAATCCCAGAACGTCCCTGCATGAACCCTAACAAACATATTACATCACAGACATTTTTTGCAAGTAACAACAGAAATAACATGGCACCACGTTAACAAACAACAGAATACAAGGGTGCTACATCTATTTGCTTATAGTCTAATGCTTTCAAGGACCTTTGTAAAACTCTTTGTACAGTTTACAAAGGTAACAGTGTCGTTACTCAACATCCACAGTCATGTCTTTGTTCCAGTTCAATGTTGTTTCACTCTATGATAAAATCTTTACAATTGCAATACCTATTAAATTATTAGTTTTAATGGAACCTGGTTTTTACAACTTATATTGATAACTAATATCTGTTGTATGTTTCTGTAAGTTTTAGCTCACACACATAACTGGTGTGAGGTTATGGAGTTCCAGATGTTGTCaaacttttcaatatttttcagtGACTTTGTTTCCTTACTCTTGCCACTTAAAATTGTGTGTTCTTCTTTTGGATtaaactttttctttttgttcatgAGAGATCATGAAGTGATTAAACTTTATGTTATTTGGTAATTAAACTTAAATCCAATAAAGCAAGTCTGATATCACACGACCAAGTCAATGGGCTGTTAGGGTGTGATTTCCGTCGCATACAGTAAACTCAATGGTTAAGgcccattgacttactgtgtaaaagtaaaacGATGGTCGAATCAATGGTCATGCGAAGGAGGAATCAAGAATGATCTCAAAAAGATTTACGTTCCTGGTTAGGTGGTAGATACTATGTTAATATGTACACATGTTTGCTGAAACTCAGAGAAAGTGAAAGATCGCCGAATTAAGCAAACCGATCACGCATGACGAATCAAACAAAATCTTCCCATACTCCCCAAGAATTGTGGGTTACTCAAGTCTATGTTGTAACTTAGTATGGAGGTAGGATGGAGACCTATATCGTGAA
This window of the Apostichopus japonicus isolate 1M-3 chromosome 9, ASM3797524v1, whole genome shotgun sequence genome carries:
- the LOC139973204 gene encoding histone deacetylase 1-like isoform X2, translating into MTATPLKKRVCYYYDGDIGNYYYGQGHPMKPHRIRMTHNLILNYGLYRKMEIYRPHKAVMEEMTKYHSDDYIKFLRTIRPDNMPEYTKQMQRFNVGEDCPVFDGLYEFCQLSGGGSVAGAVKLNKQQTDIAVNWAGGLHHAKKSEASGFCYVNDIVLAILELLKYHQRVLYIDIDIHHGDGVEEAFYTTDRVMTVSFHKYGEYFPGTGDLRDIGAGKGKYYAVNFPLRDGIDDESYEKIFKPIMSKVMEMYQPSAIVLQCGADSLSGDRLGCFNLTLKGHAKSVEFMKQYNLPLLLLGGGGYTIRNVARCWTFETAVALGVDIANELPYNDYFEYFGPDFKLHISPSNMTNQNTSEYMDKIKTRLYENLRMIPHAPGVQMQPIPEDAIPEAKEEEENPNKRISIFSRDKRIACDEELSDSEDEGEGGRRDAHSHKSKRQKSDETSKETSETGKTEEIKKESKKEEVVAMDASLTEQTKSSEKPAEVVKATEEEPKEAGASPKPADSVVPPSAQAPATTTEEGPVMPAQSMTSDQKAV
- the LOC139973204 gene encoding histone deacetylase 1-like isoform X1 produces the protein MTATPLKKRVCYYYDGDIGNYYYGQGHPMKPHRIRMTHNLILNYGLYRKMEIYRPHKAVMEEMTKYHSDDYIKFLRTIRPDNMPEYTKQMQRFNVGEDCPVFDGLYEFCQLSGGGSVAGAVKLNKQQTDIAVNWAGGLHHAKKSEASGFCYVNDIVLAILELLKYHQRVLYIDIDIHHGDGVEEAFYTTDRVMTVSFHKYGEYFPGTGDLRDIGAGKGKYYAVNFPLRDGIDDESYEKIFKPIMSKVMEMYQPSAIVLQCGADSLSGDRLGCFNLTLKGHAKSVEFMKQYNLPLLLLGGGGYTIRNVARCWTFETAVALGVDIANELPYNDYFEYFGPDFKLHISPSNMTNQNTSEYMDKIKTRLYENLRMIPHAPGVQMQPIPEDAIPEAKEEEENPNKRISIFSRDKRIACDEELSDSEDEGEGGRRDAHSHKSKRQKSDETSKETSETGKTEEIKKESKKEEVVAMDASLTEQTKSSEKPAEVVKATEEEPKEAGAGASPKPADSVVPPSAQAPATTTEEGPVMPAQSMTSDQKAV